The following are encoded in a window of Trueperaceae bacterium genomic DNA:
- a CDS encoding Xaa-Pro peptidase family protein gives MNPPVVISREELRRRQEHARERASALGARALVVVGGPFYDRPGDLLYLSGHQPPFPTSNFEGEHRGLGYGAVVLPVSGGTHLIVDTVAYRAERIAADEVVATSNVPAALRRTLQRLGLAGQRLAFVGLQVAPYALVAEATDGLGVELVPADAVLREARRRKSPAELEALRRAAEVAEVGMAAALAAIAPGRTESEVAAAGIAASIAAGADFVRYMRVLSGPYAGWPHRWPPATDRVLVEGDTVCIDHIGAVNGYQFDILRAQVVGEGTRELHDLMRVAREATEAAIAACGPGVPVRDVVAAADAVLERAGHLEHRARFTGHGIGLETVEAPLVMQTSNEVLVEGDVICLEPGILKRGSYGARFEYEVAITADGHEVLAREPSGAA, from the coding sequence GTGAACCCACCCGTAGTCATCTCGCGCGAGGAGCTGAGGCGCCGGCAGGAGCACGCCCGCGAGCGCGCGTCCGCGCTCGGCGCCCGGGCCCTGGTGGTCGTGGGAGGGCCCTTCTACGACCGCCCCGGCGACCTCCTCTACCTCAGCGGCCACCAGCCGCCGTTCCCGACCTCGAACTTCGAGGGCGAGCACAGGGGCCTCGGCTACGGGGCCGTGGTGCTGCCGGTGAGCGGCGGCACGCACCTGATCGTCGACACGGTCGCCTACCGGGCGGAGCGGATCGCCGCCGACGAGGTCGTAGCGACCTCGAACGTGCCCGCCGCGCTGCGCAGGACCCTGCAGAGGCTAGGGCTGGCCGGCCAGCGGCTGGCGTTCGTCGGGCTGCAGGTGGCGCCGTACGCGCTCGTCGCGGAGGCGACGGACGGCCTCGGCGTGGAGCTCGTCCCCGCCGACGCGGTGCTCCGCGAGGCCAGGCGGAGGAAGAGCCCCGCCGAGCTGGAGGCGCTGCGCCGGGCCGCCGAGGTCGCCGAGGTCGGCATGGCTGCGGCGCTGGCGGCCATCGCGCCGGGGCGTACCGAGTCGGAGGTGGCGGCGGCGGGCATCGCCGCGTCGATCGCCGCGGGCGCCGACTTCGTCCGCTACATGAGGGTCCTTTCCGGCCCGTACGCCGGCTGGCCGCACCGCTGGCCGCCGGCCACCGACCGCGTGCTGGTCGAGGGCGACACCGTCTGCATCGACCACATCGGCGCCGTCAACGGCTACCAGTTCGACATCCTGCGCGCGCAGGTCGTCGGCGAGGGCACGCGGGAGCTGCACGACCTGATGCGGGTAGCGCGCGAAGCGACCGAGGCCGCGATCGCCGCATGCGGACCCGGCGTGCCGGTCAGGGACGTGGTGGCCGCCGCCGACGCCGTGCTGGAGCGCGCCGGGCACCTCGAGCACCGCGCGCGCTTCACCGGCCACGGCATCGGCCTCGAGACCGTCGAGGCGCCGCTGGTCATGCAGACCTCGAACGAGGTCCTCGTCGAGGGCGACGTGATCTGCCTGGAGCCGGGGATCCTCAAGCGCGGCTCCTACGGCGCCAGGTTCGAGTACGAGGTGGCGATCACAGCCGACGGGCATGAGGTGCTGGCGCGCGAGCCGTCCGGCGCCGCCTGA
- a CDS encoding LysR family transcriptional regulator produces the protein MNLSGLRAFVAVVDHGGFNAAADALSVAQPSLTRKVQQLEAELGVRLLDRGPWGIRPTSAGRTLVAGAKRILETVAEVEASVSGRWTETVRLGAAATAAGSFLARRLSSWLRAHPTARLAMIEAGASQMRFVLEKGECDLGIVAGPVPPHFDHRYVTTVTVQALLPLGHRLADSEPGAPLDVTELHREVVVTNSDDFLSNQLLRSACQLARVEPDVVYQCSVGQTLAALAESGLGIAIMGDSVDLRGYDLPRRPLRGHDGNLLSFTLHVAWPRRAALSPVAMSLVETLCG, from the coding sequence ATGAACCTGTCGGGCCTGCGGGCGTTCGTCGCGGTGGTGGACCACGGCGGGTTCAACGCCGCCGCCGACGCCCTCTCCGTCGCGCAGCCGTCCCTCACTCGGAAGGTCCAGCAGCTGGAGGCGGAGCTGGGGGTACGGCTCCTCGACCGTGGTCCGTGGGGGATCAGACCCACCAGCGCGGGCCGGACGCTTGTGGCGGGCGCGAAACGCATACTCGAGACGGTCGCCGAGGTCGAGGCCAGCGTGAGCGGACGGTGGACGGAGACCGTTCGGCTAGGCGCGGCCGCCACGGCCGCGGGCAGCTTCCTCGCCCGGCGCCTGTCGAGCTGGCTGCGCGCGCATCCCACGGCGCGGTTGGCGATGATCGAGGCCGGCGCTAGCCAGATGCGCTTCGTGCTCGAGAAGGGCGAGTGCGACCTCGGCATCGTCGCGGGACCCGTCCCTCCCCACTTCGACCACCGCTACGTCACCACGGTCACCGTGCAGGCTCTGCTGCCCCTGGGCCATCGGCTGGCGGACTCGGAACCGGGCGCGCCGCTCGACGTCACGGAGCTCCACCGCGAAGTCGTCGTGACGAACAGCGACGACTTCCTCTCGAACCAGCTTCTGAGGTCGGCCTGCCAGCTCGCCCGGGTGGAGCCCGACGTCGTCTACCAGTGCAGCGTGGGACAGACGTTGGCGGCCCTGGCCGAGAGCGGCCTGGGGATCGCGATCATGGGGGACTCGGTGGACCTGCGCGGCTACGACCTGCCGCGCCGACCCCTCCGCGGACACGACGGCAACCTGCTGAGCTTCACGCTGCACGTCGCGTGGCCCAGGCGCGCCGCCCTGTCCCCCGTCGCCATGTCGCTGGTCGAGACCCTGTGCGGCTAG
- a CDS encoding dihydroorotase family protein, with product MSAVDTVVKGGHIITSTSRFAASVGIRGGKIAGIYQPGSEPDAAEVIDATGLAVLPGVVDTHSHHREPGFTHKEDIESATRACAAGGVTTTVAMPNVYPPPTTLERLESMFALYRQKAVVDWNVNPAGTDLQQIPRMAATGVPAMKIFMVVDTGRDYPHMPGIGVHEHGKIMAIMEACAAADIPLMVHPHDQSLMSHIEEGFWARGERDALAYAKAYASHDGLIWESAIALLLRLQRATGVHLHLLHIQTEGSVELLREAKGRGQRVSAEINPWALFLGNDWANIERLGSYALSYYVPEKNTPALWKGLNDGTIDIVATDHAPHTREEKEVGWTDGWKAHTGTPSTQHYLSLLLDAADKGLISYERVVDATSTRPARLFRLRDKGRIEVGADADLVLADLEAESEISDAEVLSRNGWTPYAGVRVKGVPRRTLLRGRTVFLDGEVTGEPGYGAQAVAYTPSYEKGLLGQAV from the coding sequence GTGAGCGCTGTGGACACGGTCGTCAAGGGCGGCCACATCATCACGTCGACGTCGCGCTTCGCGGCGTCCGTCGGTATCAGGGGCGGCAAGATCGCCGGCATCTACCAGCCAGGCAGCGAGCCCGACGCTGCCGAGGTCATCGACGCGACCGGCCTCGCCGTCCTACCCGGGGTCGTGGACACGCACAGCCACCACCGCGAACCGGGGTTCACCCACAAGGAGGACATCGAGTCGGCGACCCGCGCCTGCGCGGCCGGAGGGGTTACCACGACGGTCGCGATGCCGAACGTGTACCCGCCGCCCACCACGCTGGAGCGCCTCGAGTCCATGTTCGCGCTCTACAGGCAGAAGGCGGTCGTGGACTGGAACGTGAACCCCGCGGGCACGGACCTGCAGCAGATCCCGCGCATGGCCGCCACGGGCGTGCCCGCGATGAAGATCTTCATGGTCGTGGACACCGGCCGCGACTACCCGCACATGCCCGGGATCGGCGTCCACGAGCACGGGAAGATCATGGCGATCATGGAGGCGTGCGCGGCGGCGGATATCCCGCTGATGGTGCACCCCCACGACCAATCCCTGATGAGCCACATCGAGGAGGGGTTCTGGGCGCGCGGTGAGAGGGACGCCCTCGCCTACGCCAAGGCCTACGCCTCGCACGACGGGCTGATCTGGGAGAGCGCTATCGCGCTGCTGCTGCGGCTGCAACGGGCCACGGGAGTCCACCTGCACCTGCTTCACATCCAGACCGAGGGCAGCGTCGAGCTGCTGCGCGAGGCGAAGGGCAGGGGCCAGCGGGTCAGCGCCGAGATCAACCCCTGGGCGCTGTTCCTGGGCAACGACTGGGCCAACATCGAGCGCCTCGGTTCCTACGCCCTCTCCTACTACGTCCCGGAGAAGAACACGCCGGCGCTGTGGAAGGGGCTCAACGACGGGACCATCGACATCGTCGCCACCGACCACGCTCCGCACACCCGCGAGGAGAAGGAGGTCGGCTGGACGGACGGCTGGAAGGCACACACCGGTACGCCGTCGACGCAGCACTACCTGAGCCTCCTCCTCGATGCCGCCGACAAGGGCCTGATCTCGTACGAGAGGGTGGTGGACGCCACCTCCACGCGGCCGGCCCGGCTGTTCAGGCTGCGGGACAAGGGGCGCATCGAAGTGGGGGCCGACGCGGACCTGGTGCTGGCAGACCTCGAGGCCGAGTCCGAGATCAGCGACGCGGAGGTCCTCAGCCGGAACGGTTGGACCCCGTACGCCGGCGTGAGGGTGAAGGGCGTCCCGCGGCGCACCTTGCTGCGCGGGAGGACGGTCTTCCTCGACGGCGAGGTGACGGGGGAGCCAGGGTACGGCGCCCAGGCCGTCGCCTACACGCCCAGCTACGAGAAGGGTCTGTTGGGGCAAGCCGTATGA
- a CDS encoding ABC transporter permease: MAAQPERSEAATKQADPGRGPGLEAATAPHRPSLADWFGGTSWSAKAFRLVLSFGLAAAVWEVVARYFVTNRLILVPFSEVLTALVQEVTTGQLWVHARVTLLEIAIAFPMAVVIGMALGLVIASSRVVQQVLDPLLTAAYSVPIVALAPLFVAWLGFGVESKVAIILLVAVFPIVINTEVGLRSTDAGLIEAARSFNATRWQVFRTVSLPFAIPFIIGGMRVAFTRTLVGVVVAEFFGAFAGFGYVILSASQTYATARLLGYVVLLAILGMVSSIALRAWEARLAPWREVRE; encoded by the coding sequence ATGGCCGCCCAACCCGAACGGAGCGAGGCCGCGACGAAGCAAGCAGACCCAGGCAGAGGACCCGGCCTAGAGGCGGCCACCGCGCCGCACAGGCCCTCGCTCGCCGACTGGTTCGGCGGCACCTCGTGGTCTGCCAAGGCGTTCCGCCTCGTGCTCTCGTTCGGTCTGGCGGCCGCGGTCTGGGAGGTGGTGGCGCGCTACTTCGTCACCAACAGGCTCATCCTCGTGCCGTTCAGCGAGGTCCTCACGGCGCTGGTGCAGGAGGTGACGACCGGCCAGCTATGGGTCCACGCTCGCGTCACGCTGCTGGAGATCGCGATCGCGTTCCCCATGGCCGTCGTCATCGGCATGGCGCTGGGGCTCGTCATCGCGTCGAGCCGCGTCGTCCAGCAGGTCCTCGACCCCCTCTTGACCGCCGCGTACTCGGTGCCCATCGTCGCGCTCGCCCCCCTGTTCGTGGCCTGGCTGGGCTTCGGCGTCGAGTCGAAGGTCGCGATCATCCTGCTGGTGGCCGTGTTCCCCATCGTCATCAACACCGAGGTGGGCCTCCGCTCGACCGACGCAGGTCTCATCGAGGCCGCGCGGTCGTTCAACGCCACGCGCTGGCAGGTGTTCCGGACGGTGTCGCTGCCGTTCGCGATCCCCTTCATCATCGGCGGCATGCGCGTGGCCTTCACGCGCACCCTCGTCGGCGTCGTCGTGGCCGAGTTCTTCGGCGCCTTCGCCGGCTTCGGCTACGTGATCCTCTCGGCCAGCCAGACGTACGCCACGGCGCGCCTGCTGGGGTACGTGGTGCTGCTCGCGATACTCGGGATGGTCAGCAGCATCGCCCTGCGGGCGTGGGAGGCCCGGCTGGCGCCGTGGCGGGAGGTGCGCGAGTGA
- a CDS encoding ABC transporter ATP-binding protein — MSEPSLPSSAPGVQASQAPALRLSGLGRVFRAPGGGTVTALEDVNLEVEHGAFVGIVGASGSGKSTLLRIVDGLLAPSQGTVEVDGRAVTGPGPDRAFVFQQDNLLPWRTIAGNVGYGLDLAGRPKAEVRARVQALIDLTGLTGFEAYYPHQVSGGMRQRANVARALAMDPKILLLDEPFAALDAQTREIMQAELLRIWGGQRKTVLFVTHQIDEAVYLSDRVVVLSARPGTVREVVEVDLPRPRELGVKRTPAFLELVDHIWRLIEQEVRQGMGVTPIGARPTATTNRA; from the coding sequence GTGAGCGAGCCCTCGCTGCCCTCCTCCGCCCCGGGCGTGCAGGCCTCTCAGGCCCCCGCCCTGCGACTGAGCGGCCTGGGACGCGTGTTCAGGGCGCCCGGCGGCGGCACCGTCACGGCCCTGGAGGACGTGAACCTCGAGGTGGAGCACGGCGCCTTCGTGGGCATCGTGGGCGCCAGTGGCAGCGGCAAGTCCACGCTCCTGCGCATCGTCGACGGGCTCCTGGCGCCCAGCCAGGGGACGGTAGAGGTGGACGGCAGGGCCGTGACCGGGCCCGGCCCCGACCGCGCGTTCGTCTTCCAGCAGGACAACCTGCTGCCCTGGCGGACGATCGCCGGCAACGTCGGGTACGGGCTGGACCTCGCCGGCCGGCCGAAGGCCGAGGTGCGCGCGCGCGTGCAGGCGCTTATCGACCTCACCGGCCTGACGGGCTTCGAGGCGTACTACCCGCACCAGGTCTCGGGCGGCATGCGGCAGCGGGCCAACGTCGCGCGCGCCTTGGCGATGGACCCGAAGATCCTCCTGCTAGACGAGCCCTTCGCGGCGCTCGACGCCCAGACGCGCGAGATCATGCAGGCGGAGCTGCTGCGCATCTGGGGCGGTCAGCGGAAGACCGTGCTGTTCGTCACGCACCAGATCGACGAGGCCGTCTACCTGTCCGACCGGGTGGTCGTCCTCAGCGCTCGCCCCGGCACGGTCCGCGAGGTCGTCGAGGTCGACCTCCCTCGGCCACGCGAGCTGGGCGTCAAGCGCACACCCGCGTTCCTCGAGCTGGTCGACCACATCTGGCGACTGATCGAGCAGGAGGTACGTCAAGGCATGGGAGTGACGCCCATCGGCGCTCGGCCGACGGCGACCACGAACCGGGCCTAG